Below is a window of Xyrauchen texanus isolate HMW12.3.18 chromosome 1, RBS_HiC_50CHRs, whole genome shotgun sequence DNA.
TAATCTAATGAAAGCTGTAATTTACCAGCATCTCACACTTACAACCAAGACCAATTTGGACCTCTTGTTTCCCTAACACTTTGAGTAGGAGGTCAAGACATACACAATGgctgataaattatatttgtattaataatatatatatatatataaaacattaataattttaatgtaatgttataaGTAATTGTAGTATAAATTATTTATCTATAATCTCAAGGGGTTTAAAGGCCTTtgtgaaattaatatttattttttatatgtgtcTTAAATGCAACACCACAAATGTTAAGTTTTACCATGTGTATTAATATCTCTGATGATAATGAACCCATTTAATTGGTTTGTAACACCCTTATAAATCAGACACACAGTCGCTGTAAAAGACCTGGAAGTTCCTGTCCACCTGCATTTTGCCCTTGAGAAATTTCTCTAGATTCTTGATTGGAACCTCCACTATCTGGTTGTTCACACGATCATTGAGGCCGTAGGCACCAAATGCTGGAAACTTGTAGCGCTCTGAGTAAGGAGCATTGTGATCATAATCTGTGCAGCAATAAGCTGTCCATATGTACTCGGGGATGGCTACACGATCCAGGTTATCACGCCGGATCATGTTACCAGATGTTGTCACCCCAGTAATCACATAAGCCTTACCGTGGCAAAAATTATTGAGCCGTTTGCGGATCGCATCTTCCTGTGTGCTCCAGGGACCAATACTGAACTCCCTTATCAAGGGAACCACATTGGTCAAGGTGTATGTGGCGGCCTTGTCCAGCGGGTCTGCTTGATGCTGATCTGGGTTCAGTTGGCCACGTTCATATTGGATCACATCAGCATAGTCTTCCAACACAGCCTGTGTGTCTTCAAAGTTTCTGTGCATGAAGGATGACTGGGGGAAGGGTTCCATGCTACTGCTACCTTTCTCAATAGCCAGCTGTACAGATAGATATAACACACAAGTTAACACCCTCGCTAGATGTATTGTAAACATAACAATGTAAATAATGCCCAGATCACATTCAAATCTTTCAGAAGAGAAATATTCAACAATTCTATTCTGTATCATTGTTTTAGTGAAACATATCACAAACCAGTGTATTTTTCAGCCAGTTTATCCAATATGTTGTTCTTCACACACTCACCTGCGGTTCAAACATCCAGGGAACATCTACTCGTTTCTCCCCATCTGATTTCTTGAAAGTGTAGGCTGAGTATATGGGAATGTGTTTTTGGGGGTCATAGAAGGTGATGAAGCGAGGCTTGTCCATGTATCGCTGGCAAATCTTTTTTAAAGAGGCACTAAGGTAGCCTTTTGGTGGAGTGCCCATATAAAGAAAATCCTTACAGCTCTCTACGTGGTTGAAGTCATACACCACTCCAGCCTGTGATCTCAATACCAGAGACAGCAGTGGGATCAACAAGGCTACAGAAAGGCAAATGAGCTTCATGTTATTCCACAGAGTTTTCAGTTGTTGACTGTTCTGTGAAATCTTCTTTGGAATGTTCAAAGTAGGACAGTATCTCAACAGATGATTTCAGAAAAAGGTTGCTGCTTTCTCTGTGGCTGTCCACTGTCTCCTAGTTTGTCTTCATTTCATTTCAACTTCTGGTAGGAGGAGAATACAACAGCAGTCTGATTTCAGCCCTGATTAACCAGCCATATAATGTGCTCATGCAGAGAACATGCAAAACCATGCTTGTTGAGTTTGATTGCCTACTGTAGTGAAGATATAACTGAAGAACACCATCATCTGACATAGTGAATGTTACCATAAGTCTTTTTCAATTTGTTTCTTAAAAAGTCATGTATTTTGTAAAAGCTGTCTTTAGATATCATGAACGTTGtacaaatgcatgtaaatgtcttCTTATAGAGAGGTGAAAAATAGGAGTTTGTGACGATCACATGGTTGTCATCTCTAAGCAACTGCAAGAGCTGAACATTTCAGCAACTCTTTATTCCTCTTTATTCAGGAAGGGCATGTTTGAGTATGTGTGGCAGGAAATGTGTTGCAAATAGGAATATGAATACAATTCAAATAGTGATAAGAATCCTAAAAACCCCATTTGTTTTGATGCAGATAGATTTACAGCTCACTACTCAACTGATATGGAGTTGTATTGCTGTATTtgtgaaatattaatatttaaatacacaCAATGTGTTTGATTATCTATTTATCCAATGCATGGAATGGAAAtgttggttgcactttattttacagtacccaagaaagtactgagtaatattaggtaactacatgtacttaatatgggttaggGTTGGGGCTAGGTTTtgggttagtacctagtaattactgtagttgttgtatttatatagtatgtaaatgtagaatagtactgtaaaataaagtgctaccgcAGTGTTTAACTGTATGTAAGTAAAAATACTTTGTGTGTCCTTTTATTAAGGCTCTTCTGGTTTGCTAAATTAAATGCTTATATTACAGTACACAATGTTATTGATCACCCTATAGGCTTCTTTTGGGGTTTTAACACAAAAGTCTGTGATTAGCTCAGCCTCTGCAACAGATTCAGCCACACCATGCACCTCAATTTgtgtattattactatattaatgatttacatattgtgtgtgtggtttacagCAGGGGTACTGTCagttaatatattttgtatttgttttgtatagAATTGTTAAAATATTAGTCAAAACTAAAGAGGATAATTTAAATTGTAagatatttacagtacatattaaatattagataGGCCTGCATTCTCTTGACTATACAttattgtggcatggggggcgtggtcgtgtgtcggtctgtgggagagagagagcggtaaggcttgtcacctggtttgtaattatctctaacacctgtgtcttgttgtagtgatatggagaaagacatttaaaaaggacaccaagtgtcgagagggggagagagagtggaCCAGAGAGCTCCACAGACGGagtgtgttattgttttgtgtatatttacatttctacggcggtgactgTCGTATGTTCATGCCAGAAATTAAacagctgatttcaaacctgcttcgctgtctcctgactcctccattgctcaacgaacctgttcacagTGGTGCCAGAACCCGGGTTTGGAGGTTCGCTGGGAGCAAGAACAACGTTTTCAAgccttgctccaggcacaagccgaGGAAGCCGAGGACCGGCAAACGCTGCGGAGCCTGATCGCCAGGGGCCCAAACTCCCCGCGAAAATGGGGCCAagcgatgatccggaggccttcatcgacctgtTCGAAAGAACTgcggaggtatggaggtggcctcccgatcaGTGGGCGGCGCGCCTATTGCCCCTGCTTTCCGGGGAGgctggcggcacaacaacttcccgccACAAGCCTCCTGGACTATAATCACCTGAAGaaggccatccagcaacgggtcggtCAGACCCCGGAGCAGAGTCGGCAGCTTTTCCGCTCATCGAGCTTCAGGAAGGACGGCCGCCCGTTTGCGATGGCTCGGTCCGCTTCTGTGTTGACTATCGGAACgtgaacgcggtgtccaaatttgatgcATATCCAATGCCGTGAATTgacgagttactcgatcggttgggcgcggctcaattttactcgatGCTGGACTTAACAAAtgggtattggcagatccctttaactccaatgtcccgagaaaaaaacgatttttccacaccattcggattacaccaatttgtaacacttccgTTCGGCTTGTTTGGAGCCCTGGCCATgtttcagcgtcttatggataagatcctcagaccacacactgCGTATGCCGGCTCATATCtagatgacattataatttacagtaatgactggcggcggcatatgcaacatctgagggctgtcctgagagcgctgaggcaggcgggactcacggcaaacccgaagaaatgtgcaattggacgggtggaagttaggtatctggggttccacttgggtcacgggcaggtgcgtgTGACCCAAGgttccacaggttgacaaaactgcagcgatcgcagcctgcctggcacccaagaccaaaaagggggtaaggcagtttttggggctggctggctactaccgaaggtttgtgcctagttattctgatgtcaccagcctgctgactgaccttactaaaatgGGGGCTCCCGATccagtccagtggacagagtcatgCCAACAGGCCTTCACTGTGTGGGTGGCTGCTTTTACATgaacctgatttctctctcccccttattttgcagactgataggcaggccggatgttgccctggcctgagtcagcggtgggggcatgtggcatgggggcgtggtcgtgtgtcgatctgcgggagagagagagcggtaaggcttgtcacctggtttgtaattatctctaacacctgtgtcttgttgtagtgatacggagagagacatttaaaagggacgccaagtgtcgagagggggagagagagtggatccagagAGCTCCACAGACGGagtgtgttattgttttgtgtatatttacatttctacggcagtgaccgtcgtatgttcatGCCAGAAATTAAacagctgatttcaaacctgcttcgctgtctcctgactcctccattgctcaacgaacctgttcacaattatattacattaatgtacagtattttaattttgaaacagttACAAGTAGGTCTTATTGTGAGCCATGAGTTTTGTGGTTGGCTGTATGGACTACAAGTCATTAAAGGTTGGGAACCTCTGATCTACAGTAAAACTTGCATGGAGGCACAGAGATAACCAAATTTCAGTATGCCATTATCCTTTTCTCAATGCAAATCAGCAAGGTCAATATGCTGACAACAGGCTTACTGTTCATTGATGTGAACAAAACCAACCAGGCCTGCCAATAGTAAAGGAACGAACACTTTACATCAATCTTACTAGGAATCAGTATTGACATTAGCTTGGAGTGTTGATTGTGAAAAACTAAATGTATAATCATGGTTTGCTGAAGATGGTTATAGTTCAAAGCATTTGTATAGAGAGCCAGAACAGCCACAGTCTCCTTTAACTTAATTTCAGAAGTGAAAAAGCAAAGAGCTGTCTTATGTCCTCATTAGTTCATTGATGGCACCAAAAGAAGACAATGGCCAAATTAAGACATTATGGACTTATATTATGGAAATATTCCATTATTTAAATGACATCTTAACcacttactgtatgtcaaaacTATTATAATCCTTCCAAATGTGTTACTTTGAAAATGCACACATAACTAAAGACATCTAGTTTCACACAATGTTTGAGTAGGGTAATGTACAGTTGGACATGATTCAGTATTGCCAGTAAATTTACGATTTCTGCGGCCCCGAGCAACCAACCAACCTGGGGCCCCATTCCGAAaactttgctaaaaaaaaaagacaatttattaatttattcatatcagccattgtagccaattatttattgttgtccagattGTCactataatatgatacagtattattattattattattattactttgaggatttgatgtatacaatagtaatatagttctgtcttatttactttcacctggagcttatattctaaTGCAGCAGTGTATTGTTCATCATGTTGCAAAAGTCTGTAATTTATGTAGGTtaagcattgtaggcaacattcgttacagtattgtaacagtaaaaaTACAAGCCACGGCGACCCCTCAGCCATTGCCGTTTATCAAGAGCTGAAACCTTTCTTGgtgcagaataatctggaatCATAAAaaattgtaacagtcacctctttgcagcctgaacttgttctcgttaaatctttgtgacacctgcgctaaaaacagtCTAGGCGCAGTGCAATGAATGAAATCAACATGCATTTTTGAGACCTGAAGTTCTTATTAACTtcaaacagtgtctaataatgtGCCAGTCCAGCAAGAGACACCGAAGAAACAGTGAGACACGGTACAGCACTAAAGGACGTCCGATGTCCGGGGCCCCACGCAATTGCATAGTTTGTTACTGAGTATTGCTTTCATGAAATACTCTACGAAAGcagtgtgataaaataaattaatgagcTACGCTTATGAACAGAATCGGCATATGGTTAATGTATCCAGGggtatgtttttcctttttcctttccaTTGAAGCTTTTGGAGGTGCATGAAGTATAATTACTAGTAGAGCTTGGCATAAAGTGGCACACCAAGTATGTTGTAAT
It encodes the following:
- the LOC127624284 gene encoding endonuclease domain-containing 1 protein-like, with the translated sequence MKLICLSVALLIPLLSLVLRSQAGVVYDFNHVESCKDFLYMGTPPKGYLSASLKKICQRYMDKPRFITFYDPQKHIPIYSAYTFKKSDGEKRVDVPWMFEPQLAIEKGSSSMEPFPQSSFMHRNFEDTQAVLEDYADVIQYERGQLNPDQHQADPLDKAATYTLTNVVPLIREFSIGPWSTQEDAIRKRLNNFCHGKAYVITGVTTSGNMIRRDNLDRVAIPEYIWTAYCCTDYDHNAPYSERYKFPAFGAYGLNDRVNNQIVEVPIKNLEKFLKGKMQVDRNFQVFYSDCVSDL